The Nitrospira sp. genome has a window encoding:
- a CDS encoding transposase, with the protein MSKLHFPQEHIRAALAEVSAGRPVREVSRKHGISPNTLYRWRAKFGNAKQLDDRERLRSLEEDYQRLKKQFAELALDYAALRTALIEEARGDC; encoded by the coding sequence ATGTCTAAGTTGCATTTTCCCCAGGAGCATATAAGAGCTGCGCTCGCAGAGGTAAGTGCCGGTCGTCCGGTCCGCGAGGTTTCCAGGAAACACGGGATCTCCCCAAATACTCTCTACCGGTGGCGGGCAAAGTTTGGTAATGCAAAGCAACTAGATGATAGAGAGAGGCTCCGTTCATTAGAGGAAGACTACCAACGACTGAAAAAACAATTCGCGGAGCTTGCGCTTGATTACGCAGCGCTGCGGACTGCCTTGATCGAGGAGGCCAGGGGAGATTGTTAG
- a CDS encoding polysaccharide biosynthesis/export family protein — protein sequence MAIRDKSCTVLSSILLVGITLGAVACANEKVTYKVDLIEPSDFFLGPEDVLKVTVWKSPDLSGEITIRPDGTITMPLIGDVPAAGHTANVLAQHIKERLTEYVSSPVVTVQVKEVNSYFIYVLGEVVRPGKYPLKSYANVMQGISLAGGFAPFASKNKIKVLRNVSTGSEGHEEKRQIEIPVSYTDILKGTAVPGNFILQSGDVIVVP from the coding sequence ATGGCGATTAGAGATAAATCTTGCACAGTACTTAGTTCGATTCTCCTCGTCGGCATAACACTCGGTGCGGTGGCATGCGCCAATGAAAAGGTGACCTACAAAGTCGACCTGATTGAACCGTCTGATTTTTTTCTTGGACCGGAGGATGTGCTGAAAGTAACTGTGTGGAAAAGTCCTGATCTATCAGGCGAGATAACGATTCGTCCAGATGGCACGATCACCATGCCGTTGATCGGTGATGTTCCGGCTGCCGGACATACGGCCAATGTCCTAGCCCAACACATCAAGGAACGGCTTACAGAATACGTCTCATCACCAGTTGTCACTGTACAAGTAAAAGAAGTGAACAGCTATTTCATCTATGTGTTGGGAGAAGTAGTGAGGCCAGGCAAGTATCCGCTGAAGTCCTATGCCAATGTGATGCAGGGCATCTCGCTGGCCGGCGGCTTTGCCCCGTTTGCATCCAAGAACAAGATCAAGGTATTGCGCAATGTCAGCACCGGTTCCGAAGGGCATGAGGAAAAGCGACAGATTGAAATTCCCGTGAGTTACACCGACATTCTAAAGGGCACCGCCGTGCCGGGAAACTTCATTCTGCAGAGCGGCGATGTCATTGTGGTGCCGTAA
- a CDS encoding AAA family ATPase, with translation MMRSLTQEDLLLILAKRKWWILTCVVVCVPLAYGSWKWFPKTYRSSVVMTVDSPKVAKDYVKGLGGPEGRGLDDQAAIAMQQVTLALTNKSVLLPIIEKIKPYPVSGGAPAESSINRLRKDITLSRSKDGIGIAISYVHFDPLIAQGVLALLPVMLQEDNAKRREGLIETTAKFLSSELERVKGELEAKEHTISEFKKAHTGELPAQLDANLRSLDRLQADLTSTTESLNKAGERLTALERAIREFSSLESTEVLSIEGASRRINISKPVEPRRARLAELKKNLNELLVIYKDTYPDVVHLREEIRRLESALVLSDKDQPTVVEPGNGEAAGENESARREIRKASDPFLIELKKEHDAVRSEIAFLRQKQANTVQQIRVLETHVARTPAAEQGLAVLVRDYENLQKGYQSLLDKRTNAQIIENYETRQFGEQYRIIEPANFPSSPEPPTLLHFLLGGLGAGCALGFGGAVGLELLKRGFHRPEEIESLLGLPVLASIPPFTAGMTGMRSIRSQALLTGPKSGAGTSGSAADYYEYGKNGKRTNSGSKRAADTGLPANMQLIAKWAPQTIIAEQYRVASTRFLLKTAEKEKVVTLITSSTMGEGKTTTAVNLAYILAHDLKKSTLLIDCDFKRPMVHEYAEISMEPGLSEAEQGKEVLEHCLHHYENIPLSILPCGNAKGRPASILGIQYVKQVLPQLKTRYDHVILDGPPALVLADANVLSSMADQVIFVVRAGLTSQDMARKAVRHLGVESDTGGVVLTHVEMDYTPYLSYENHYAAKNS, from the coding sequence ATGATGCGATCGCTGACACAAGAAGATCTGCTGTTAATACTAGCTAAGAGAAAATGGTGGATCCTGACTTGCGTGGTGGTCTGTGTTCCTCTGGCCTATGGATCGTGGAAATGGTTTCCGAAGACCTATAGATCCTCTGTTGTCATGACGGTTGATAGTCCAAAAGTCGCAAAGGATTACGTGAAAGGTTTAGGAGGACCAGAGGGACGAGGCCTGGACGACCAAGCAGCTATTGCCATGCAACAGGTCACGTTGGCCCTTACGAACAAGTCAGTATTACTCCCCATCATTGAGAAGATTAAGCCCTATCCAGTCAGTGGAGGTGCGCCAGCGGAGTCTTCGATCAATCGCCTTCGCAAGGACATCACGCTCTCAAGATCCAAGGATGGAATTGGCATTGCGATTTCCTATGTGCACTTTGATCCTCTGATAGCTCAAGGCGTTCTGGCTCTTTTGCCGGTTATGCTGCAGGAGGACAATGCGAAACGCCGTGAAGGACTCATTGAGACAACCGCGAAATTCCTATCCAGCGAACTTGAGCGAGTAAAGGGGGAGCTTGAGGCGAAGGAACACACGATCTCAGAATTTAAGAAGGCTCATACGGGTGAATTACCAGCACAATTGGATGCCAACTTGCGCAGCCTCGATCGATTGCAGGCTGACCTTACCAGTACCACTGAGTCACTGAATAAAGCAGGAGAACGGCTTACTGCCTTAGAGAGAGCCATCAGGGAATTCTCTAGTCTCGAGTCGACGGAGGTGCTTTCGATTGAGGGAGCTAGCCGTCGGATAAATATCTCAAAGCCTGTCGAGCCCCGTCGTGCGCGATTAGCAGAGTTGAAGAAAAACCTAAACGAACTTCTGGTCATCTATAAGGACACGTACCCGGATGTGGTGCACCTTCGAGAAGAAATTCGCAGGCTGGAATCGGCACTCGTACTGTCAGATAAGGATCAACCAACGGTGGTCGAGCCTGGTAACGGAGAGGCGGCAGGGGAGAACGAGAGCGCCCGTCGAGAAATCCGTAAAGCAAGCGATCCTTTCTTGATCGAACTAAAAAAGGAGCATGATGCAGTAAGGAGTGAAATTGCGTTCCTCAGGCAGAAACAAGCCAATACAGTTCAGCAGATTAGGGTACTGGAAACCCATGTCGCCCGTACGCCGGCTGCTGAACAGGGGCTTGCAGTTCTAGTTCGAGACTATGAAAATCTCCAGAAGGGGTATCAATCTCTTCTTGATAAGCGAACAAATGCACAAATTATTGAAAACTATGAGACCCGTCAGTTCGGTGAACAGTACCGAATCATCGAACCGGCTAACTTTCCTTCATCCCCGGAGCCTCCGACACTCCTACATTTCCTCCTCGGTGGACTTGGAGCGGGGTGTGCTCTAGGTTTTGGAGGAGCTGTTGGACTAGAGCTTCTCAAGAGGGGCTTCCACCGGCCTGAGGAAATCGAAAGCCTGCTTGGCCTTCCCGTTCTCGCGTCGATACCTCCTTTTACGGCAGGGATGACAGGAATGCGCTCAATCCGCTCACAGGCGCTACTTACAGGGCCCAAGAGCGGCGCTGGAACCTCTGGAAGTGCCGCAGACTATTATGAGTACGGAAAAAACGGGAAACGTACGAACTCCGGTAGCAAGCGCGCCGCAGACACAGGCCTGCCCGCTAATATGCAGTTGATCGCAAAGTGGGCGCCACAGACTATAATTGCAGAGCAATATCGAGTGGCCTCTACGCGATTCCTATTGAAGACGGCTGAAAAGGAGAAAGTGGTCACTCTTATCACCAGCAGTACCATGGGTGAGGGAAAAACGACCACGGCAGTCAATCTTGCCTACATTCTAGCCCATGACCTGAAGAAATCTACTCTCTTGATCGACTGTGATTTCAAGCGGCCTATGGTCCACGAATATGCGGAAATTTCGATGGAGCCTGGTCTCAGTGAGGCAGAGCAGGGAAAGGAAGTTCTTGAACATTGTCTTCATCACTATGAAAACATCCCGCTGTCGATCTTGCCATGTGGTAATGCCAAGGGGAGACCGGCCAGTATTTTAGGGATTCAGTACGTGAAGCAGGTCTTGCCGCAGCTAAAAACCCGCTATGACCATGTCATTTTAGATGGACCGCCTGCGTTGGTCCTGGCAGACGCCAATGTTCTTAGTAGCATGGCGGATCAGGTGATCTTCGTCGTGCGAGCTGGTTTGACGAGCCAGGACATGGCACGCAAAGCAGTGAGACATCTTGGTGTCGAGAGCGACACCGGCGGAGTTGTCTTGACGCATGTCGAGATGGACTATACCCCCTATCTCTCCTATGAGAACCACTATGCCGCTAAGAACAGTTGA